A genomic stretch from Chitinophaga agri includes:
- a CDS encoding tetratricopeptide repeat protein: MNNLRFILCLLSLGSIAGRLTAQSAVDKDRVMEHLQNLQYDEAITYLQPIVDTNNIQQLSLLAYTYYQAGRTSDAASRYQRVLQLDSNHITAHQYLATSYMQQEQPLAAIAHYQKIVQLRPQNAAAWKQLGLAGFNAQLPDSAFIWLNNSYALNPLDAKVVSRLAEEWIDRKRIGRADTLVNTYLANDSGTATILMTGARVSYLLKDYKRTLTMGNKLKQLNVAAPNAFLYIIAAAYNLREYQDCLATYEYLVVRKANSESIIYYAAMASTQLKKYKESNELLQSCIDMAKSASLDNYYSGMAVNYEAMKQYKPAIASLDTAYYMFHQPLKQYSIGRIYDAHLKNEAQATRYYKRYIQLYKGETTEEKQIYDYLKSRFQK, translated from the coding sequence ATGAATAACCTGAGATTTATTTTATGCCTGTTATCACTAGGTAGCATCGCTGGCAGGCTCACAGCTCAATCTGCTGTAGATAAAGACCGCGTGATGGAGCATCTTCAGAACCTGCAGTATGATGAGGCCATTACTTATTTACAGCCCATAGTGGATACGAATAATATCCAGCAGTTGTCCCTGCTGGCCTATACTTATTACCAGGCAGGGAGGACCAGTGATGCTGCCAGCCGGTACCAGCGGGTACTACAACTGGACAGTAATCACATCACCGCCCACCAGTACCTTGCGACTTCCTACATGCAACAGGAGCAACCACTAGCTGCTATTGCACATTACCAGAAAATCGTACAGTTACGACCACAGAACGCTGCTGCATGGAAACAACTGGGCCTGGCTGGTTTCAATGCCCAATTGCCTGATTCTGCCTTTATATGGCTCAATAATTCATATGCGCTTAATCCGCTGGATGCCAAAGTGGTATCAAGGCTGGCAGAGGAATGGATTGACAGGAAACGTATCGGTAGGGCAGATACACTGGTCAATACATATCTGGCGAATGATTCCGGAACCGCCACTATTCTGATGACAGGGGCCCGGGTGTCATATCTGCTGAAAGACTATAAGCGTACACTGACAATGGGGAATAAACTCAAACAGCTGAATGTGGCTGCTCCTAATGCGTTCCTTTACATCATTGCTGCTGCCTACAATCTCCGCGAATATCAGGACTGTCTCGCCACATATGAATACCTCGTGGTACGTAAGGCTAACTCGGAGAGTATCATCTATTACGCTGCTATGGCCTCTACTCAATTAAAAAAATATAAAGAAAGCAATGAACTGCTTCAGAGCTGCATAGATATGGCTAAATCGGCCAGCCTGGATAATTATTATTCCGGCATGGCGGTCAACTACGAAGCCATGAAACAGTACAAACCTGCTATTGCTAGCCTGGATACTGCCTACTACATGTTCCATCAGCCATTGAAGCAGTATAGCATCGGTCGTATCTATGATGCACACCTGAAAAATGAAGCCCAGGCTACCCGGTATTATAAGCGTTATATTCAGCTGTATAAAGGTGAGACCACAGAAGAAAAGCAGATCTACGATTACCTGAAAAGCCGCTTCCAGAAATAA
- a CDS encoding lipocalin family protein yields the protein MKKSSWLLAMMCACVMSCSNNDDNNPTPTIDPQAPTTGTWRVTLFTDSGKDETSDFTGYSFTFDSNGTAVATKGSTSKDGTWSIGSSSRDFNLNFGAKSDANKPLGELTDDWEIISVTATEIKLKDDNDDSDEFLTFNQN from the coding sequence ATGAAAAAAAGCAGCTGGCTACTAGCTATGATGTGTGCGTGTGTCATGTCATGCAGCAACAATGATGACAATAATCCTACGCCAACAATCGATCCTCAGGCACCTACAACAGGCACATGGCGGGTGACTTTATTTACCGACAGTGGTAAAGATGAAACCAGCGATTTCACTGGTTATTCATTCACATTTGACAGTAATGGAACGGCCGTCGCGACCAAAGGAAGCACAAGTAAAGACGGCACATGGAGCATTGGTAGCAGTTCCAGAGACTTTAATCTGAATTTTGGCGCAAAGAGCGATGCAAATAAGCCATTGGGCGAGTTGACTGATGACTGGGAAATCATTTCTGTTACGGCGACAGAGATCAAATTAAAAGACGATAATGACGACAGTGACGAGTTTTTGACCTTTAACCAGAACTAA
- a CDS encoding NmrA family NAD(P)-binding protein, with translation MHIILGASGRVGSGIVAHLRKKGDSVKGIIRDEKKAPLLEKLGAKTAIADANDLPALVAAFQDGSTLFAITPETGHERNVLGETSDILENYRKALANSPIKKVVGLSSIGAQYESGTGNLVMSYLLEHAFTAMPVKQVFVRPAYYFSNWLMYMDTVRETGVLPTFFPVDLSIPMVAPEEVAAFTADVIHKEDEDGVIYELTGPASYSSNDVAKAFTAALGKEVKAVQIPRADWENTLRGIGFTTDAIRNFVEMTQAVISGKAIPQKEGTVQVELKATLSTYIQEHIPAQQLIVPPVAKTKTRKKTASQKAA, from the coding sequence ATGCACATTATACTTGGCGCATCAGGACGTGTTGGTTCTGGTATCGTTGCGCATCTCAGAAAAAAAGGCGACTCCGTTAAAGGTATTATCAGAGATGAAAAGAAAGCCCCTCTACTTGAAAAGCTTGGAGCAAAAACAGCAATTGCAGATGCAAATGATCTTCCTGCGCTGGTAGCTGCCTTCCAGGACGGCAGCACATTGTTTGCCATTACTCCGGAAACAGGACATGAGCGCAATGTACTCGGTGAAACAAGCGATATTCTGGAGAATTACAGAAAAGCACTGGCCAACTCTCCCATTAAAAAAGTGGTAGGTCTCTCTTCTATTGGTGCACAGTACGAGTCGGGCACTGGTAACCTGGTGATGTCCTATCTGCTGGAGCATGCATTTACAGCGATGCCGGTAAAGCAGGTCTTTGTACGTCCGGCCTATTATTTCAGCAACTGGCTGATGTATATGGATACTGTAAGGGAAACTGGCGTCCTGCCAACATTCTTTCCGGTGGATCTTTCTATTCCGATGGTGGCACCTGAAGAGGTTGCAGCATTTACAGCTGATGTCATACACAAAGAGGACGAAGATGGCGTGATATATGAGCTTACCGGTCCGGCATCCTACAGCAGTAATGATGTGGCAAAAGCCTTTACGGCAGCACTGGGAAAAGAAGTAAAAGCAGTACAGATACCAAGAGCTGACTGGGAAAATACATTACGCGGTATTGGTTTCACGACCGATGCGATCAGGAACTTCGTGGAAATGACGCAGGCCGTTATCAGTGGCAAGGCTATTCCGCAAAAAGAAGGCACTGTGCAGGTTGAACTGAAGGCAACATTATCCACATATATTCAGGAGCACATACCAGCACAACAACTGATCGTCCCTCCGGTAGCAAAGACAAAGACCAGAAAGAAAACTGCCAGCCAAAAAGCAGCCTGA
- a CDS encoding Hsp20/alpha crystallin family protein, with product MSLIKRNGNLFPGVPSLFDDFFSREFFNWGNNNFSATQTTVPSVNIRESADSYEVEVAAPGMEKKDFNVTLDGNLLTISSQKQQRQEKKEENYTRREFSYQSFQRNFELPKDVVDADKINARYENGLLHLTIPKKEEAKQQAPRMIEIA from the coding sequence ATGTCACTCATTAAAAGAAATGGAAACTTATTCCCAGGCGTACCATCCCTGTTCGACGACTTTTTCAGCCGTGAATTCTTTAACTGGGGCAACAATAACTTCTCAGCAACCCAAACGACAGTCCCCTCAGTAAATATCAGGGAAAGTGCAGATAGCTATGAAGTCGAAGTAGCAGCTCCCGGCATGGAAAAAAAAGATTTTAACGTCACCCTTGATGGTAATCTCCTGACCATCTCTTCTCAGAAGCAACAGCGCCAGGAGAAGAAAGAAGAGAATTACACGAGAAGAGAATTCAGCTATCAGTCATTCCAGCGCAATTTTGAACTGCCTAAAGATGTGGTTGATGCAGATAAAATAAACGCCCGCTATGAGAATGGGCTGCTTCACCTGACTATTCCGAAAAAAGAGGAAGCTAAACAGCAAGCGCCACGAATGATTGAAATTGCTTAA